A genomic segment from Actinoplanes sichuanensis encodes:
- a CDS encoding roadblock/LC7 domain-containing protein gives MTGPHGGLPSRLAPRHSAQQQSARSVQLDPVTDPRRPLRLELAGLRHQVVGVTGCIIAGVDGLLILHDSRTAGEPHDVAAMAAAAHGISRTCGGALGQGQFQEVTIRNREGCLAVYGIGDLALLAVVGDGMVNIARLHLEARPVLGRLAQMLDLTKS, from the coding sequence ATGACTGGCCCTCATGGCGGTCTGCCGAGCCGGCTCGCCCCGCGGCACTCCGCCCAGCAGCAGTCCGCGAGGTCCGTCCAGCTCGACCCGGTGACCGACCCGCGGCGGCCACTGCGGCTCGAACTGGCCGGGCTGCGACATCAGGTCGTCGGGGTGACCGGCTGCATCATCGCCGGCGTCGACGGCCTGCTCATCCTGCACGACAGCCGGACGGCGGGTGAACCGCACGACGTCGCCGCGATGGCCGCCGCCGCCCACGGCATCAGCCGCACCTGCGGCGGTGCCCTGGGTCAGGGGCAGTTCCAGGAGGTGACGATCCGCAACCGGGAGGGCTGCCTCGCGGTCTACGGGATCGGCGACCTGGCCCTGCTGGCCGTGGTCGGCGACGGCATGGTCAACATCGCCCGACTGCACCTGGAGGCCCGGCCGGTACTGGGTCGCCTGGCGCAGATGCTCGACCTGACCAAGTCGTAG
- a CDS encoding RNA-guided endonuclease InsQ/TnpB family protein: protein MCAVTADALRHLDDAYQRFFAGQARFPRFKSKKRSRRAAEFTSSAFTYRNGELRLAELMDTRLDVVWSRPLPDGVVPSTVTVSQDRAGRWFVSLRVEVPAATAPATTKMVGIDAGINRLLTLSDGQPVDNPRHERRERAALARAQRNLARKAQDSRNREKARLRVARVHARVADRRRDMWHQVTTRLVRENQVLVVEDLAVRNMLKNHTLARAISDASWRMFRTLLECKAKQYERTLIAVPRWFPSTRFYVRCAGSGRRRCPCRCGSGPAPAAIPSMIGT, encoded by the coding sequence CTGTGTGCCGTTACAGCAGACGCGCTGAGGCATCTCGACGACGCCTACCAGAGGTTCTTCGCCGGTCAGGCGCGGTTTCCGCGGTTCAAATCGAAGAAGCGGTCGCGGCGGGCGGCGGAGTTCACCAGCAGTGCGTTCACCTACCGGAATGGTGAGTTGAGGCTGGCGGAGCTGATGGACACACGTCTGGATGTGGTGTGGTCGCGGCCGTTGCCCGACGGTGTGGTGCCGTCGACGGTGACGGTGTCGCAGGACCGGGCCGGCCGCTGGTTCGTGTCGTTGCGCGTCGAGGTGCCTGCCGCCACCGCTCCGGCCACCACGAAGATGGTGGGGATCGACGCCGGCATCAACCGGTTGCTGACCCTGTCTGATGGGCAACCGGTCGACAACCCCCGGCACGAACGCCGGGAGCGTGCCGCCCTGGCCCGCGCGCAACGGAACCTGGCGCGCAAGGCGCAGGATTCCCGCAACAGGGAGAAGGCGCGGCTGCGGGTGGCGCGGGTGCATGCCCGGGTCGCTGACCGGCGCCGGGACATGTGGCATCAGGTGACGACTCGGCTCGTGCGCGAAAATCAAGTGCTCGTGGTCGAGGACCTCGCCGTCCGCAACATGCTCAAGAACCACACACTGGCGCGGGCGATCAGTGACGCGTCCTGGCGGATGTTCCGCACCCTGCTGGAGTGCAAGGCAAAGCAGTACGAGCGGACGCTGATCGCGGTGCCACGCTGGTTTCCGTCGACCCGGTTTTATGTTCGGTGTGCGGGGTCCGGGCGGAGAAGATGTCCTTGTCGGTGCGGGAGTGGACCTGCACCGGCTGCGATACCAAGCATGATCGGGACGTGA
- a CDS encoding aromatic ring-hydroxylating oxygenase subunit alpha — protein MTVNRQDVKDIGSGYDPDPARSMSLRAAAYTDPRWVDVDQRAIFARTWQWVCHVEKLRAPGSYVATTVAGSPVAVVRDRSGGLRAFYNVCKHRAHELLSGSGTTGTIVCPYHAWVYDLDGSLRRARQTDRMPGFDRAEICLDRIAVEEFGGFVYVNLDGSAAPLAQQAPDLLAEIERWAPDVAGLTFAKRLTYDVKSNWKNVIDNFLECYHCHIAHREFVALVDMDTYEVKTHGIWSSHFAEAGKADNPAYDVSGASVTQHAVWWLWPNTCLLRYPGRGNFMVFQVIPDGPDRTLETWDFFFETAELEDAEVEAVRYIDDVLQQQDIAIVESVQRGMATPAFDQGRIVYDPEGSGLSEHGVHHFHGLVLKAYEDFVR, from the coding sequence ATGACGGTCAATAGGCAGGACGTCAAGGACATCGGTTCGGGGTACGACCCGGATCCGGCCCGGTCGATGTCGCTGCGGGCGGCGGCGTACACCGATCCGCGCTGGGTCGACGTGGATCAGCGGGCCATCTTCGCCCGGACCTGGCAGTGGGTCTGTCATGTGGAGAAACTGCGGGCACCCGGCAGTTATGTGGCCACGACGGTGGCCGGGTCACCGGTCGCGGTGGTCCGGGACAGGTCGGGCGGGCTGCGGGCCTTCTACAACGTGTGCAAGCACCGGGCGCACGAGCTGCTGTCCGGCTCGGGCACCACCGGGACCATCGTCTGCCCGTACCATGCCTGGGTCTATGACCTGGACGGATCGCTGCGCCGGGCCCGCCAGACCGACCGCATGCCCGGTTTTGATCGCGCTGAGATCTGTCTCGACCGCATCGCGGTCGAGGAGTTCGGCGGGTTCGTCTACGTCAACCTGGACGGATCGGCGGCCCCGCTGGCGCAGCAGGCGCCGGACCTGCTCGCCGAGATCGAGCGGTGGGCGCCGGACGTGGCCGGGCTGACCTTCGCCAAGCGGCTCACCTACGACGTCAAGTCGAACTGGAAGAACGTCATCGACAACTTCCTGGAGTGCTACCACTGCCACATCGCGCACCGGGAGTTCGTGGCGCTCGTCGACATGGACACCTACGAGGTCAAGACGCACGGCATCTGGTCCAGCCACTTCGCCGAGGCGGGCAAGGCGGACAATCCGGCCTACGACGTGTCGGGCGCCTCGGTCACCCAGCACGCGGTGTGGTGGCTCTGGCCGAACACCTGCCTGCTGCGTTATCCCGGACGCGGCAACTTCATGGTGTTCCAGGTGATCCCGGACGGGCCGGACCGGACGCTGGAGACGTGGGACTTCTTCTTCGAGACGGCGGAGCTCGAGGACGCCGAGGTGGAGGCGGTCCGCTACATCGACGACGTTCTTCAGCAGCAGGACATCGCGATCGTGGAGAGCGTTCAGCGGGGCATGGCGACGCCCGCTTTTGATCAGGGGCGGATCGTGTACGACCCGGAGGGCTCGGGCTTGTCCGAGCACGGTGTGCACCACTTCCACGGCCTGGTGCTGAAGGCCTACGAGGACTTCGTTCGCTGA
- a CDS encoding lysyl oxidase family protein, giving the protein MTEPTNRRRRSRLLTVGAVTGALALTAAGVGVARAATTTPALSFVAATSAVTAERYEYDGDVWLSFDLGLHVIAGKDPFEIWAKRSGYDKPITAEQVVVQNGKKKKVALPAGMVADFNGLKDFTKFTIVDEAGKTVKEYTTAFCGNTWGSARTRPDAPATSPYPTSCGGYNPFTLGAVWGVQAGWNSAVPDRPFSDGRGDDGFDLPVGKYTATATVNPTYQKMFGIPEKSATVSVAVTVVDMSDEGKGGLARAKKADVAADPALAAPADEHSLHAGQGDATRQVSSYLPEFRAPAKRPVTLKAAPTSGPKPDLKSLPAWGIDLSEEDGKWYVNFGATVWNAGTSPLLVDGFRRAGTELMDAYQYFFDAKGNQVGSKEAGTMEWDPREGHKHWHFTDFAQYNLLSSDQKLAVRSGKEAFCLANTDAVDYTITGAKWRPENTSLETSCGADTVVAVREVLDIGNGDTYSQSRPGQSFEITDLPNGTYYIQVLANPEKKLAELSTTNNSALREIILGGTPEARTLTVPPVHGIEG; this is encoded by the coding sequence ATGACTGAACCGACGAACCGTCGCCGCCGCTCCCGCCTGCTGACCGTGGGCGCTGTGACGGGCGCGCTCGCGCTCACCGCGGCCGGGGTGGGAGTGGCCCGGGCCGCGACCACCACGCCGGCGCTCTCCTTCGTGGCCGCCACCTCGGCGGTCACCGCGGAGCGCTACGAGTACGACGGCGACGTGTGGCTCTCGTTCGACCTCGGGCTGCACGTGATCGCCGGCAAGGACCCGTTCGAGATCTGGGCCAAGCGCTCCGGCTACGACAAGCCGATCACGGCCGAGCAGGTGGTGGTCCAGAACGGAAAGAAGAAGAAGGTCGCCCTGCCGGCGGGCATGGTGGCCGACTTCAACGGTCTCAAGGACTTCACGAAGTTCACCATCGTCGACGAGGCCGGTAAGACGGTCAAGGAGTACACGACGGCGTTCTGCGGCAACACCTGGGGCTCGGCGCGCACCCGGCCGGACGCCCCGGCGACCAGCCCGTACCCGACCAGCTGCGGCGGCTACAACCCGTTCACGCTGGGCGCGGTCTGGGGTGTGCAGGCCGGCTGGAACTCGGCGGTGCCGGACCGGCCGTTCAGCGACGGCCGCGGTGACGACGGCTTCGACCTGCCGGTCGGTAAGTACACCGCCACGGCCACGGTGAACCCGACGTACCAGAAGATGTTCGGCATCCCGGAGAAGTCGGCGACAGTCAGCGTCGCCGTCACCGTCGTCGACATGTCCGACGAGGGCAAGGGCGGCCTGGCCCGGGCCAAGAAGGCGGACGTCGCCGCCGACCCGGCGCTGGCCGCGCCGGCCGACGAGCACTCCCTGCACGCCGGTCAGGGTGACGCGACCCGCCAGGTCTCGTCCTACCTGCCCGAGTTCCGGGCGCCGGCCAAGCGCCCGGTCACGCTGAAGGCCGCGCCCACCAGCGGACCGAAGCCGGACCTCAAGTCGCTGCCGGCCTGGGGGATCGACCTGTCCGAAGAGGACGGCAAGTGGTACGTCAACTTCGGTGCCACCGTCTGGAACGCCGGCACGTCGCCGCTGCTCGTCGACGGCTTCCGGCGCGCCGGCACCGAGCTGATGGACGCCTACCAGTACTTCTTCGACGCCAAGGGCAACCAGGTCGGCTCGAAGGAGGCGGGCACCATGGAGTGGGACCCGCGGGAGGGCCACAAGCACTGGCACTTCACCGACTTCGCCCAGTACAACCTGCTGTCCTCGGACCAGAAGCTGGCCGTGCGCAGTGGCAAGGAGGCGTTCTGCCTGGCCAACACGGACGCGGTCGACTACACCATCACCGGCGCCAAGTGGCGTCCGGAGAACACCTCGCTGGAGACCTCGTGCGGCGCCGACACCGTCGTCGCGGTGCGTGAGGTCCTGGACATCGGCAACGGCGACACCTACAGCCAGAGCCGCCCCGGCCAGTCGTTCGAGATCACCGATCTGCCGAACGGCACCTACTACATCCAGGTGCTGGCCAACCCGGAGAAGAAGCTCGCCGAGCTGAGCACCACGAACAACTCGGCGCTGCGCGAGATCATCCTCGGCGGCACCCCGGAGGCGCGGACGCTCACCGTGCCGCCGGTACACGGCATCGAGGGCTGA
- a CDS encoding GAF domain-containing protein — translation MHSTDDMLRDVVVALGRARTLTIVQRLVRGNARALADAHGATVVLREGDKCFYADEDAISPLWKGQRFPITECISGWAMLSRSTAIIPDIRLDDRIPMAAYRPTFVRSLAMIPVRAADPLGAVGVYWSTTRRPTGEQIARLSALADATGAALERLLPEPPQ, via the coding sequence GTGCACTCCACGGACGACATGCTGCGCGACGTGGTCGTCGCCCTCGGCCGGGCCCGCACCCTGACCATCGTCCAGCGTCTGGTGCGCGGGAACGCCCGGGCGCTGGCCGACGCGCACGGCGCCACCGTGGTGCTGCGCGAGGGCGACAAGTGCTTCTACGCCGACGAGGACGCGATCAGCCCGCTGTGGAAGGGCCAGCGGTTCCCGATCACCGAGTGCATCAGCGGCTGGGCGATGCTGTCCCGGTCGACCGCGATCATCCCGGACATCCGCCTCGACGACCGGATCCCGATGGCCGCCTACCGGCCCACCTTCGTCCGCTCGCTGGCGATGATCCCGGTCCGCGCCGCCGATCCGCTCGGCGCGGTCGGCGTCTACTGGTCGACCACCCGCCGGCCGACCGGCGAGCAGATCGCCCGGCTGTCCGCGCTCGCCGACGCGACCGGCGCGGCGCTGGAGCGGCTGCTCCCGGAGCCGCCACAATAG
- a CDS encoding DUF2750 domain-containing protein, with translation MASDDISRRDAERLLGLDATARMAATFEAIADRGALWVWGDEGDILFTEDGRRRNLLPIWPYATVARLENEGDVDGEHAIRIPVKVFLKEWLPQLEEDDADIAIFPVEERNAAVLTLAEFRSRLS, from the coding sequence ATGGCATCGGATGACATCTCACGGCGTGACGCGGAGCGACTGCTCGGGCTGGACGCCACGGCCCGGATGGCCGCCACGTTCGAGGCCATCGCCGATCGGGGCGCCCTGTGGGTCTGGGGCGACGAGGGCGACATCCTCTTCACCGAGGACGGCCGCCGCCGCAACCTGCTGCCGATCTGGCCGTATGCGACGGTCGCCCGCCTGGAGAACGAGGGTGACGTCGACGGCGAGCACGCCATCCGGATCCCGGTCAAGGTCTTCCTGAAGGAGTGGCTGCCCCAGCTGGAGGAGGACGACGCCGACATCGCGATCTTCCCGGTGGAGGAGCGGAACGCGGCGGTGCTGACGCTCGCCGAGTTCCGCTCCCGCCTCAGCTAG
- a CDS encoding transposase, whose protein sequence is MWSGYRYRFYPTPTQADLLTRTFGCVRLVYNLGLQARRDAWRQRQETLGYGATSALLTGWKKTPEFEFLNEVSCVPLQQTR, encoded by the coding sequence GTGTGGAGCGGTTACCGGTACCGTTTCTACCCCACCCCGACTCAGGCCGATCTGCTGACCCGGACGTTCGGGTGTGTGCGGCTGGTCTACAACCTGGGGTTGCAGGCCCGTCGTGACGCCTGGCGGCAGCGGCAGGAGACGCTCGGCTACGGTGCGACGTCGGCGTTGCTGACCGGCTGGAAGAAGACGCCTGAGTTCGAGTTCTTGAATGAGGTGTCCTGTGTGCCGTTACAGCAGACGCGCTGA
- a CDS encoding GH12 family glycosyl hydrolase domain-containing protein: MIRPLRSLLALGLLAVSGITVLTLAGPAAADTQICEQYGTTTIGGRYVVMNNRWGTSAQQCINVTGTGFSITSQQGTGNTSGAPVSYPAVYFGCHYTKCSPGTNLPIQVGSISSATSNVSFQYVSGATYDAAYDIWLDPSPKTDGVNAQEIMIWFNRQGSIQPIGSPVGNATIGGKTWQVWQGSNGSNAVVSYLAPSAINSWSFSVLDFINDTKTRTSVTNSWYLTSVQAGFEPWIGGAGLAVTDFSATVNGGGSTPSTPPSSPPSGSASCRVTYATNVWNNGYTANVTVANTGGSAINGWALDFTLPSGQSITGSWNAALSGTSGAITARNATHNGGIPANGSSSFGFQGTYSGTFTSPSAFTLNGTACTRA; encoded by the coding sequence GTGATCCGTCCCCTACGTTCCCTACTCGCGTTAGGCCTGCTGGCCGTTTCCGGCATCACCGTGCTCACGCTCGCCGGGCCGGCCGCGGCCGACACCCAGATCTGCGAGCAGTACGGCACGACCACGATCGGCGGCCGCTACGTCGTGATGAACAACCGCTGGGGCACCTCGGCCCAGCAGTGCATCAACGTGACCGGCACCGGCTTCTCGATCACCAGCCAGCAGGGCACCGGCAACACCAGCGGCGCGCCCGTCTCGTACCCGGCCGTCTACTTCGGATGCCACTACACCAAGTGCTCCCCCGGCACCAACCTGCCGATCCAGGTCGGCTCGATCAGCAGCGCCACCAGCAACGTCAGCTTCCAGTACGTCTCCGGCGCCACCTACGACGCGGCCTACGACATCTGGCTCGACCCGTCGCCGAAGACCGACGGCGTCAACGCGCAGGAGATCATGATCTGGTTCAACCGGCAGGGCTCGATCCAGCCGATCGGCTCCCCGGTCGGCAACGCCACCATCGGCGGGAAGACCTGGCAGGTGTGGCAGGGCAGCAACGGCTCCAACGCCGTGGTGTCCTACCTCGCGCCCTCGGCGATCAACAGCTGGAGCTTCAGCGTCCTGGACTTCATCAACGACACCAAGACGCGTACGTCGGTGACCAACTCCTGGTACCTGACCAGCGTGCAGGCCGGTTTCGAGCCGTGGATCGGCGGCGCCGGACTCGCCGTGACCGACTTCTCGGCCACGGTCAACGGAGGCGGAAGCACCCCGTCGACACCGCCCTCGTCACCGCCGTCGGGAAGCGCGTCCTGCCGGGTCACCTACGCCACCAACGTCTGGAACAACGGCTACACCGCCAACGTCACGGTGGCCAACACCGGCGGCAGCGCGATCAACGGCTGGGCGCTGGACTTCACGCTCCCGTCCGGCCAGTCGATCACCGGCTCGTGGAACGCGGCACTGAGCGGCACATCGGGTGCGATCACGGCGCGTAATGCCACGCACAACGGAGGCATCCCGGCGAACGGCAGCTCGTCGTTCGGGTTCCAGGGCACCTACAGCGGGACCTTCACCAGTCCGTCGGCCTTCACCCTGAACGGAACCGCCTGCACACGGGCCTGA
- a CDS encoding zinc ribbon domain-containing protein codes for MCGVRAEKMSLSVREWTCTGCDTKHDRDVNAARNILAAGLVVTACGADRGPQRGAVSRAGSRR; via the coding sequence GTGTGCGGGGTCCGGGCGGAGAAGATGTCCTTGTCGGTGCGGGAGTGGACCTGCACCGGCTGCGATACCAAGCATGATCGGGACGTGAATGCGGCCCGTAACATTCTGGCCGCCGGGCTGGTGGTGACGGCCTGTGGAGCTGACAGAGGACCTCAACGGGGGGCCGTTTCCCGGGCGGGCAGTCGGCGATGA
- a CDS encoding phosphatidylinositol-specific phospholipase C, translated as MKRLLAAAFVSAALLLVPQPAYAADTSYRTLSSANNPDWMARIPDGRSLAALSIPGTHETISIHGGDYTQTQENYGDSAGTLTAQLNAGIRAIDVRARINDGNTFTIHHGAVYQVANFDDVLDKLSAFLTAHPAETVLLRFKHDCTGETGSCSDATGQKSFPDIFDSYVAARPGLFWAPSVARSSAAAVPTLGAVRGKVVLAVLNGPRGGRFADYGLAQFSGWADGSSTYVQDQYNVPTFAQIADKRTAVNNFLTTTNSGDPTKIYVNFTSGSGALAPPYWVAGGALFQQGVNPYLLGRLNSGSFTRTGVLMMDFPGGGLINKIISYN; from the coding sequence ATGAAGCGCCTTCTCGCCGCAGCGTTCGTCAGCGCCGCGCTGCTCCTCGTGCCCCAGCCCGCGTATGCGGCCGACACTTCGTACCGGACGCTGAGCAGCGCGAACAACCCGGACTGGATGGCCCGGATCCCGGACGGCCGGAGCCTGGCCGCGCTGTCGATCCCGGGCACTCACGAAACGATCTCGATCCACGGCGGCGACTACACGCAGACGCAGGAGAACTACGGCGACAGCGCCGGCACGCTGACCGCGCAACTCAACGCCGGCATCCGGGCGATCGATGTGCGGGCGCGGATCAACGACGGCAACACGTTCACCATCCACCACGGCGCGGTCTACCAGGTCGCCAACTTCGACGACGTGCTCGACAAGCTGTCCGCGTTCCTCACCGCGCACCCGGCCGAGACGGTCCTGCTGCGCTTCAAGCACGACTGCACCGGCGAGACCGGTTCGTGCAGCGACGCGACCGGACAGAAGAGCTTCCCGGACATCTTCGACTCGTACGTCGCCGCCCGCCCCGGCCTGTTCTGGGCCCCGTCGGTGGCCCGCTCGTCGGCCGCCGCGGTGCCCACCCTGGGCGCGGTCCGCGGCAAGGTGGTACTGGCGGTGCTGAACGGCCCGCGCGGCGGCCGGTTCGCCGACTACGGGCTCGCCCAGTTCTCCGGGTGGGCCGACGGGTCGTCCACCTACGTGCAGGATCAGTACAACGTGCCGACGTTCGCCCAGATCGCCGACAAGCGCACCGCCGTGAACAACTTCCTGACCACCACGAACTCCGGCGACCCGACGAAGATCTACGTCAACTTCACCAGTGGTTCCGGCGCCCTCGCCCCGCCCTACTGGGTGGCCGGCGGCGCGCTGTTCCAGCAGGGCGTCAATCCGTACCTGCTGGGGCGGTTGAACTCCGGCTCGTTCACCCGCACCGGGGTGTTGATGATGGACTTCCCCGGCGGCGGATTGATCAACAAGATCATCTCCTACAACTGA